GTGGAAGCCATCGCCGCTCACGGAATAAACTGCTTCGTCAACAGACAACTGGTGTACAACTATCCTGAATCGCTGCTGACCGAGAAGGGTATCATGGTGATTGAGCATGCTGACTTTGAGGGTGTGGAGAGGCTGTCCCTCGTCACTGGTGGAGAAATTGCAAGCACATTCGATCGACCTGATCTTGTCAAACTTGGACACTGTGAGCTCATCGAAGAGATCATGATTGGCGAGGACAAGGTCCGTATCATTATTATCATGGAGTCAAGTCAGATATTTACTTTCTGCAGCTCATCAAATTCTCCGGCGTGGCTGCTGGCGAAGCATGCACGGTGGTCCTCCGCGGTTCAACGAACCAGATGGTCGACGAGGCCGAGCGTTCACTGCACGATGCCCTATCTGTCCTTTCACAGACGGTAAAAGAGACCCGTGTCGTCCTTGGAGGCGGATGCTCTGAAATGTTGATGAGCTGTGCtgtggaagaggaagcaagAGGGAtcaagggcaagaaggcTATTGCTGTCGAGGCATTCGGCCGCGCTTTGAGACAAATTCCAACGATTTTGGCAGATAACGCGGGTTATGACTCGTCAGATTTGGTCACAAAGCTGAGAGCAGCGCATTATGAGGGGCAAGCGGATGCTGGTCTTGGTATGTCTTCTTACCCCCTATGTTTTCGAGCTGTATTAACCCTCTTTCAGATATGGAGCAGGGCACCATTGGATCCATGAAGAGCCTCGGCGTTACAGAGAGCTACAAGCTAAAGCGACAAGTCGTCACCAGTGCCACTGAAGCCGCCGAAATGATCATCCGGTAATGTTTCTTTAGCCTGAAATGCTCTCAGCATTGCTCATTATTTGTTCCAGTGTTGATGACATCTTGAGGGCAGCACCTCGGAGACGCGAAGCCGTATAGATGTCCAGTCTAGTAGTATTTTTCGACTATAATGAATCGCAAATTTTGCTTTATCTTTTCTATAAGCAATCGTTGGAACAGACATGGGCCTAAAAGAGGAGTGGCCTTGCAAGTTTGGTCATTTTACTTTAGACCCATCAAATTCGGAAATCATCAGTTCAGTCAAAAGTAGTTTCAAGGAGCTTAGCTACCGCTGGGAATCCCACTACTTTCTTTATGAGAGCAACTTGTTGGCGTAATAAGGCTATGTTTTGGCTATGTCATTTTCAGAGATGCATCATGACGGCGACGAGCATCCGTTGATTTCTGATTTGTTTCCTTTTTCGGACGACACGTCAATTGGGAATTATCGGTTGCTGGCGTCTCTTCAATTCTCTTCAACCTTTCTCCACGATGTCTGGTAACTTCAGAGCCAGACGCCCTGCTTCACCACCGCCTGGGGTGGTGTACTCATCAAATACCTCGCAGAGGTTTCCACATCCGCGGGATGAGCATCTGGATGCAGACGCGCGACGAGCTGCGGCGTCCAAGGGGTATGCGCCAGGGcggaagaactatcctacAGGAGGTCTAAACATCACGTCGGGCGAGTGGAAGCTGCTTTTTGTAATTGTGATAGTAGCATGCGCGGTACGGTTGTTTAGGCTGTCGAAGCCTAATAGTGTTGTGTGAGTTCCTAGCTTGCTTATACCGCTGCGGAGATACTTACGGAGCACAATGGAATACAGGTTCGACGAAGTGCATTTCGGGAAATTCGCATCGAGATACATCAAGACACGCTACTTTGTCGACGTACACCCCCCTCTTGCTAAACTACTAATCACCCTCGCTGCATTCGTGTTTGGATATAACGGAGACTTTGACTTTAAAGATATTGGAAAGTGAGTGGTCAAGTGGCTAGATGTCTGAACATTCTGACATTTTGAAGAATCTATGAACATGTACCATACGTAGCCATGCGAATGGTGCCCGCAACCCTGGGTGTTGCGACGGTACCACTGGCCTATCTTACTCTGCGCGCGCTAGACTGCCGCGCCACAACCGCTCTTTTAGCTTCTATCTTCATTACCTTCGAAAATGGCATGGTCACACAGTCCCGGCATATTCTGCTCGACTCGCCactcatcttcttcactgCACTCACCATTTTCTTCTGGTGCGGGTTCTGTAACGAGGACAAACATGCTGAACCCTTTTCCCCATCATGGTGGACGTGGCTTACGTTGACGGGTCTGGCCCTCGGCGCTGTGGTTAGCAGCAAGTGGGTAGGCCTGTTTACGATTGCTACTGTCGGTGTGAGCACAATGTTCCAGCTGTGGAACCTACTTGGTGACCTGCGCGTTCCTCCCCGCCTCTTCATGCGCCACTTCATCGCACGGGCCGTCTGCCTGATCCTCGTACCTATTGTGTTCTACATGGCCATGTTCCAAATTCACTTCCTCATTCTCGAAAATTCTGGAGAGGGTGATGGTTTCATGAGCTCTGAATTCCAGCATACACTTGGAGGACGCGGGATGGCTGACACGTTTGCGGGTGCGCCTCAATCTCGGTCGGTATCTATAACGTCATACTGAACGTTTATTCTTAGATGTCGCGTTCGGCTCTACTGTGACGATCCGCCACGTAAATACACAAGGTGGATATCTGCACTCGCACCCCCACAACTACCCTGGCGGTAGTAAACGTGAGTTTTCTCATCCAGAATGTCTTCTCTTATTAAACAGTACGTTTCAGAGCAACAAATCACTCTTTACCCTCACCGAGATTCGAACAACGACTGGCGTCTCTTGAATGCAACTATCGATGGAGACAAGGAATTTGATTGGCAATCTTCGCCACTCGAATACATCACCCCAGGGACACGCATCAAGCTGCGTCACCTTGCCACTGAAAAGCACCTGCACTCGCACGACATCCGCCCTCCCGTCTCCGACGTCGACTTCCAGAATGAGGTCTCAGCATACGGCATGCCTGGCTTTGTCGGCGATGCCAACGATGACTGGTATGTGGAAATCGATCACGGTGATAAGCGCGACAAGGAGTCGTACAAGCGTCTGAGGACGCTCAGGACGACATTCAGACTGAGGCACGCGCTCACGGGTTGTTACCTCTTCTCTCACAAGGTTAAACTACCAGAATGGGGCTTTGAGCAGCAAGAGGTCACTTGTAACAAGAATGCTGTTCGCGCAAATTCGCTGTGGTTCATTGAGACCGCTACTCATCCTCTTTGTGGGTTTCTTTCTTGATTaactgtctttttttttttgtttcacTGATACTGGCAATTTTATAGTGCCTTCCACGGCCACTAAAGTGAACTATCAACTGCCTGGGTTCTTTGCCAAATTCTGGGAGCTTCAACAAGTCATGTGGACCACAAACGCTGGATTGACCGACCGCCACACATATGACTCCCGACCTGAATCATGGCCAACTTTGCGCCGCGGTATTGTGGGTGCCCTCCTATCTCATAAAGTGCTCTTCTAAACTTTTCTTGTAGAATTTCTGGGTCAAGGACCATCGACAAATCTACTTGATCGGAAACCCAATGGTCTGGTATTTAAGTACCCTCTCTATCGCTGCCTACGTTGCGATCCGCGGTATCCTTATCCTTCGCGCTAAGCGAGGATTCAGGGACTTTGACAATAGTTTGTCTGTTCCCCTCACTCGTTGGTACAAAATCTAACTGCTTCTTACTTTGCAGCCAAAGTTGTCAAGTATGACACCCTCTGCGGCTTCCTGTTCGTGGGGTGGGGTCTTCACTacttccccttcttcctaATGGGCCGTCAGCTCTTCTTGCACCATTACTTCCCTGCCCTCTACTTCGCTATCTTGCTTTCATGCAGTGTTTTCGATCTCGTGACGTCGACGCTTAGGCCACGCGTGCGCTTGCAAATCGCGGCAGTTCTGATGGTCTTGGCGATCTGGAATTTCCAGCATATGAGCCCCCTGGCGTACGGAAGTCCCTGGACGAAGGAGAAGTGCAAGCAGGCGAAATGGTTAAAGACCTGGGACTTTGCTTGGTGCGTCCTTCCCCCTATGTTTCACTTATTATAACTGTTAACCCTTCAAATTTATATTAGCAATGACTTCTATGATAACTACTCTCAATATGAATCCTTTGGTGTAGCTACGCCGCAGAAGTCTGTCACTCCAGCGTTCACAACTATCGACGGAGATGGTCGCGGTCCCGTCGTCGTTCCCAACCCACAAAATCCCGGACACCCTCCGCCTAACCCCGAGACATCGGTCATTGCCGACAAGCCTGAGCCTGGTCGCGACATTTTTGCGGGCGAGCCCGTCAAGGACGTCAAGAGTGATGGCGTGTACGTTGCTGCCCACCACCAACCAGAACAGAAAATCGCAAAGGAGATTAGCTCTGTCAGGATCACAACTACTGCTGAGGCGAAGGCTGATTCGGATTCGTCCTCTCATGAAGCCGCCGCTGGTGCCGCTGCCCCAGAACCCGTTCTAGACGCAGAGGCCGAGGCGAAGAAAGCTGCTGCTGAGCTCTTTCCTGAAGCAGCATAAGATTATGGATTGAGAAAAGTAATTTCTGTACACAATTTCTCTTACTTAGCTAGTGCGTGTTGTCCTAACGATATTATTTATTAATGCTCCTTTATCATTCAGTTGGAGACTGCAGACTTGGACAGTTGGCATGGCGTACTTGTAGAGTCGTGCGTATTATGTAGAAAATTATCCTTCGTATCACTAAACATGACATACTATCTGGTCGAGAGTCTAGGCGCATGGCAGCTGGTACTCTgctaagattgggctcatcaggaaccagcacgTTTACGTAATCAAAaggcttggcgccaagagcggccaaaatcgacttcagaaaaaatcaaaagttatgtcGACGGAAATTTAGTACAAACACAAGAATAAATGGTAGAAAGTATCATGTAGAATAACATTTGTGCACTAGATAAGTGTATCTATGGTTTTCAAATGATAGAAACAGACTCTTATGCAGACATATACTCTGCACGTACTTTGGCAATCATATCTGGAGGAAGTGTACGGTGACTATGATATCTCTTGTTTATCCAGTGAACTTGTG
The sequence above is a segment of the Psilocybe cubensis strain MGC-MH-2018 chromosome 4, whole genome shotgun sequence genome. Coding sequences within it:
- a CDS encoding Dolichyl-phosphate-mannose--protein mannosyltransferase 1, whose amino-acid sequence is MSGNFRARRPASPPPGVVYSSNTSQRFPHPRDEHLDADARRAAASKGYAPGRKNYPTGGLNITSGEWKLLFVIVIVACAVRLFRLSKPNSVVFDEVHFGKFASRYIKTRYFVDVHPPLAKLLITLAAFVFGYNGDFDFKDIGKIYEHVPYVAMRMVPATLGVATVPLAYLTLRALDCRATTALLASIFITFENGMVTQSRHILLDSPLIFFTALTIFFWCGFCNEDKHAEPFSPSWWTWLTLTGLALGAVVSSKWVGLFTIATVGVSTMFQLWNLLGDLRVPPRLFMRHFIARAVCLILVPIVFYMAMFQIHFLILENSGEGDGFMSSEFQHTLGGRGMADTFADVAFGSTVTIRHVNTQGGYLHSHPHNYPGGSKQQQITLYPHRDSNNDWRLLNATIDGDKEFDWQSSPLEYITPGTRIKLRHLATEKHLHSHDIRPPVSDVDFQNEVSAYGMPGFVGDANDDWYVEIDHGDKRDKESYKRLRTLRTTFRLRHALTGCYLFSHKVKLPEWGFEQQEVTCNKNAVRANSLWFIETATHPLLPSTATKVNYQLPGFFAKFWELQQVMWTTNAGLTDRHTYDSRPESWPTLRRGINFWVKDHRQIYLIGNPMVWYLSTLSIAAYVAIRGILILRAKRGFRDFDNTKVVKYDTLCGFLFVGWGLHYFPFFLMGRQLFLHHYFPALYFAILLSCSVFDLVTSTLRPRVRLQIAAVLMVLAIWNFQHMSPLAYGSPWTKEKCKQAKWLKTWDFACNDFYDNYSQYESFGVATPQKSVTPAFTTIDGDGRGPVVVPNPQNPGHPPPNPETSVIADKPEPGRDIFAGEPVKDVKSDGVYVAAHHQPEQKIAKEISSVRITTTAEAKADSDSSSHEAAAGAAAPEPVLDAEAEAKKAAAELFPEAA